The Ictalurus punctatus breed USDA103 chromosome 17, Coco_2.0, whole genome shotgun sequence sequence ACACTGACACTTACTCACATCTAACATTCCCcgtatcagcgtcaggtccaggTTTCTTCTTATTGGCATTATGCACCTGTTCATGTTccttctgtagtgtggtggttagaGAGTGCCGATACTGCGGCTCCTGCTGGTCCAGGTTCTGATCCTCCCTTTGGCAGGATTAAGAGTAAATTGTGCTGTTGTATTGTGAGGTGTTTCATGAAgtgcaaaaaacacacattcacacacacttgttgCTTTTGTCCTTCTCTGGTGTGCTGGTTAGCGTTCATCCCAGGGGTGAGGCTCCAGAAGGTGTGGGTTCTCTGCTGCCTTTTGGCTGGTTTCAGACTAAAAATTGCCGCACGCAGTGGTTGCCTCTACCTGTTtgtggtgtagtggttagaGTTCATGTTTGTTTGGTGCTTGTTGTTTGTGCAGGTTCTAACCCACCTTTTGGAGGGTTTAAGTATAAAAAGTGGTGCTGAAGCAGTATGAAGGTGTGATGGAGGCAGGTGTGTGAGACAGACTCCAAAAAGATTTCATGCGGTATTAGATGCAtatttcagtgagtcagtcagaCTGAGACGCTCCAGTATGAATGAAACTCGCACCGGTTAGCATGAGAGTCTGTCTGATTAGCTTCCTTCACATTCACGCTCAATTCCACTCACTGCGATTGCAGTTTATTTGTCCCGTAATCTTTACTATGTGCTAATAATTCAGGTCATTTCTTTACCTTCAGTTAGAGTGACATTATCCTGCGTACCGCTAACTTCTACAACACGCGCGAAAATAGTTCCTTACAAGGGAATAGAAAGTAGAGAACAAAAGGAATAAGATCTAGCTAAGCTAATTTAGAAAGTCTTgagtttttgtttccttttcagTTCCTTTTAAGTTTGAATTAATAAATACTCCTGTAAACAAATCCGATCCCTTATCCCACAAGTATTCAGCATTCCGAGGTTAGCCGAAGAGTTTGCCAAATTTGGAAACCCAATTAGCCCTTATGTGTTGTTGCTTTTAGAATGGCCCATTTTAAACTTTTACAAAAGgtagaatacaaaaaaaaaatatttgtcatCACCTTCATTCCTTACATCGACATTggacctcatttatcaatccgaacaaatttattcataaatggAACGTAGGAGTGTTTATGCAAGAAATGTGGTGTCCGTGAAAATCCTCTTAGTTTAGGGAAAGCGTCCGTATCCAATAAGAGCTCTCGAGTTTGTATAAATTTACTCGCTACTAACGTGAACCTCGAATGATTGGCTTCGAATCGTACAACTGTTGACGAGTTactgcaattttttaaatacgGATTACACTGTTGAGTTTAAATCACTTCTTTATTTCAAATACacaccattttttaaatacgATCCATGAAACTGTTTTTCATGTTAGCGACTTGAAAGACGTGGATCCGAAGCGAATCCGTAAATCAAGagaacaaaagtaatggcactcTATAAAAGacggaagagtgtgtgtgtgtgtgtgtgtgtgtgttagtgaagagctgcagtggctgagctgcattagtGGAAGATTTACCTTACAAAGTTTAGTCGCCGTTTTGTCGTTTTTCAGCTCTCTGCGAGCTTTACTTTTTTGCAAGcttggagttttgtgggcgtggttaaatgcaaatcagctgtgccaTGAACGTGCTTGGTCATTTACGACTGATTGGCGTTCATCAGCGTTCAGACATAAGAATGAAAACAATTGTCTACAAAACTTCTGTAAAtttggtgtgattttttttttgttgccgtAAACCATTTACACagaactttactaaaagatggATAAATGAAGCCCTGGTGTATATTTTGCTCGTCATTATTACGAACATAATGGATATTAAACTAAATTTTAAAGAGAACAATAGAACAGGACATTGAGTGTTAATGGGAAGAAATTTTAAAGCACTCTAGTGTTGAGtacaaatgatttattattaatgtgtaaataaattcGACATAAGTGACACTTACCACAGCCCCGCCCCCAAAGGctatttcacaattttttttagtcCAGTTTACAAACTTGAATTTCATATCAGCTATGTTTATAAACCTTACATTTATCTTTCCAGAGAAAACTGAATCTTAAAAAATCTGCATTTAAATTGTGACATTTAGTCTGAATCATCTCATTCAGAGGATATACACCCGTATTTACCATCTCACAGTAACAATAATCTTATTTCTTATACTTGTATACCAGCTTTTAGGATTTGAAAAAACATTAATGACATACAGTCAGTATCTTTACAGAATTAGGGCCAGttcacataataataacaataataacaataagaagaagaagaagaagaagaagaagaagaagaagaatagttGAAACTTAGCCCGAAGTGCTTAGTTTTCAGAAAAacagtgaaatatttacaaatattccCCCTAGCTAACAAATTAATCACGATTTTAAGACCCGAGATGATCTAGCAAAGTGCAAAGATAAGCACAAGTAAAAGAACTAACAGTTGATCGGTTTTGTGTAAATACCATTTGAcattcatttgtattgtttttctgGCTGCTGGATTTGAACAAATTGAGATCTTCTCCACAGCATAGGCTAAGGCACATTTAGCATATTTCGCTGTTTAATGTCAGGTTGAGGTTCATTTGTCTTTAGGTTTTGTGTTGCTTTGCTTCAGCTGAGTTAGCATTATCTTTAACATCCATATTGTCTTTGGCTAATATAGGCATATTAGCTTGTACAGTTGAGTTGCGATTCTCAGTGACAGGCGCACTGGTGCTGTTCCTCTTAGCATTTATGATGTGTTTGCCAGGGGTGGGGTGCTTTTTTCCTTCATCCTTTTTAGCAGCGATATCAGGGAACTGTTTAACGTACAAAGCCCTGGTGTACTGCAGTTCAGGCATGATGAGCCTGTGACAAAAACGGTGTGTGTCGTTGTCCAATCCCGGGCGAATGTTATATCCCTGGATAACCGCTTGGCCGTACTGGAATGGCTTCAATGATGAATCAAGTACGTGAGCTGGATGCACGGCTCCGCCCTCTGAAAGGCAGGTTTTCTCTAGTACTGCCCTTCTGGCTCTGAGAAGCTCCACTTCCTCTTGGAGCTTAGTGCGCCCTAGCGATGTATCTATCCGCCTCCAGAAGCTTGCGTTAAAGTGTTGGTAGAGTCTCCAATCCAACGAGCTCCACTTCTTCACCTGCTCGGTCATTTCCACGCTCAGCGATTTGCGGGTTTTCTCGCTTCGGCTGTTCAGGCGGAATGACACGACGTCATCCAGGGTCCAGCAGAGGGCGTGTCTGAGCAACACCATAGACTCATCGAAGTACTCCAAGATCAGGATGAGGTGGAATTCACTCTCCACGGCAGAAATCAGAGCCTCAGCTCGTTCGTCCAGTTCCGCTTCGCCGGACGGTGCCGAGTTGTTGAAGCCGAAGTCGAAGGTCAGGTTGTTACGAGCGTAATTGTTACCAGGCATAGTATCGCTGTAAGAACGGCCTTCATCGAGCAGAAAGTCCTCAACGGTCTTGAAATTGCGGAATGCTGAGATTGATTTGTAGTACGTTAAGAGAGACTCCATCATGGACACCAGATTGCGCAGGATGGAGAAATAAAACGTGTCCAAGGGCATGACCTTTCTTACCTGAGAGACAGATATTTATACGTTTAATATATTACACAATATTCGTCACTAATATTAGTCCAAAAACATGATGGATTTCTGAaggaaataaatcacatttttgataaatgatgaaatataaaGATTGTGGTGATGCCTGGGCCCCACTAGCGCATACAGGGGTGGAATTTGGGGCAGATTTGTGTCTCCTgtggcaaatttttttttaaaacacacaatcTTGTGGTCATTTGTGAAACACCGATATTTTTGGACACAAAATTGTAGTGTAGATAAACCGAGGAAAAATGGTGATAATGTAACTTCCTGTTATTTTCAATAGATATATGATACATGTGTAAGCTAGCTAGTTGTGGAGAACCCAATACATTACATACTGCTATATTGGCTGTAATACTAACTAGCTAACACAAAGTCCTTCTGCTTGGTGGCCATCTTGGTGATTCTCCCAGGCAGTAATTTCCAGTCAGCCTCCTTTCCACTTGAATAGGGAGAGACCAATAGACCAGAACTAGACCAGAATCTGACAGGTCTGGCGATTGGCTCTTTTTACTGAAGGGCGGGACTTGTGTAATATGCTGCCATGTTGAATGTTACGTATTGCCCCGTTCATATTTTAAGCAGTAGGCAGGATCTACTCAAAATGTCTCAGActaaaattagctagctaacttgccACTTGTATTGTGATTAGTCGCACACATAGTCCCTCAAAACGAATGACTTCTGGTGAATGTTtggtctttcttttcttttccagaaGCACTGAATAGGTAACATAATCCCGGTTCAACGCAGTTCAGGCTTGATAATTAGCTCATGGGTTCAATCAAGTGAAAAGaccaaataattttaaaacactcCCTCATTTTTAGAAAAACTTTCTGACCTCAGGCCCTTGGAAGCGCATGTGGTTGCACATAATGTGGAACTCTGTCACCCGGCGAGACTTCATGCCCTTGACAAAGTGCGACATGAAGAAGTGTGGGTAGGAGAACTGGTAGATGTTCTCTGGCAGCGCGAAGGTCAAGTTGTGGGTATCGCCATAGCGATACAGGATGTTGAGGATGGTGCTACTGGCTGTCTTGTGCGTCTTCAGGAAGAAAACATGGTTCTTGGGTTGACACGTGGCATTTCTGTCACTGGTCAAAAAGCtcgatgtttgtttgttgttcctgagggaaagaaagattCTTTAAGAAGGAAGGATAAATAaatggagggttttttttcaaaatccagCCAAATTTGATCAAATCTACCAATTTATAGATCCATCTATGATGAAGAACCCAATAGATACAGTGACTTGCATAATTATTGACCCACTCCCCCAAACCCTGACCTTTTCCACAGTTTGTAGTGGAGTTGGGAATTAATCTActttgcaaaattattttttgtgaGAAGTCATAATGGATTCAAGCACCACATGAGATTGGATGAAGTCTGCAATTTTCAGCAGTTTCTTTCAGAATGCAGAACTAATTCTCAGATAATCCCTAGACAAAGTAAAAGCACTGAAGAAATATTTGAAATTGGTGAGACAACCTAGGACACATCAGTGCACATTAAACGAATTACCTGAACTGAATCATATTGGTGCTGAATCGAATTGTATTGGTGCTGAATTGAATTGTATTGGTGCAGAATCGAATAGTAATGATGATTAATCTAATCATAGATGAGCCGAATCGAGTCATATGGAACCAAATTGAACCATATCTTTGCTGAATCAAATCGTATCGGTGGCGATATCAAATCATTTTGGGCCAAATCAAATGTATTGGTTCTTAATTGAATCGTATTGGTGCTGAATGGAATCATATTGGTGGTGAAAGGAATCATAGTGGTTCTTAATCAAATCGTATTGGTTTTTAATCGAATCGTATTGGTGCTGAATGGAATCGTATTGGTGGTGAAAGGAATCGTATTGGTGGTGAAAGGAATCATAGTGGTTCTTACTCGAATCGTATTGGTTCTTAATCGAATTGTATTGGTGCTGAATTGAATTGTAGTGGTGCAAAATCTAATAGTAATGATGATGAATCTAATCATATTGAGCCGAATCAAGTCGTATGGAACCAAATTGAACCATATCGTTGCTGAATCAAATCGCATCGGTGGCGAATCAAATCATTTTGAGCCAAATCAAATGTATTGAGCCAAAACCAATTGTACTGAGCCAAATTGAATCTTACTGGTGCTGACAGGAATCATATTGGTGCTGAAAGGAATCGTATTAGGTCTTAATCAAATCGTATAGGTTCTTCATCAAATTGTATTGAGCCAAATCGAATTGTTTTGACCTAAATTGAATCGTATTGGTGCTGAAAGGAATCGCATTGGTTCTTAATCGAATCGTATTGGTGCTGAAAGGAATCGTATTGGTGCTGAAAGGAATAGTATTGGTGCTGTATGGAATTGTATTGGTTCTTAATCGAATCGTATTGGAGCTGAAAGGAATCGTGTTGGTTCTTAATTGAATCGTATTGGTGCTGAATGGAATTGTATTGGTTCATAATTGAATCGTATTGGTGCTGAAAGGAATCGTGTTGGTTCTTAATCGAATCATGTTGGTTCTTAATCGAATCGTATTGGTGCTGAAAGGAATTGTAGTGGTTCTTAATCGAATCATATTGGTGCAGAATGGAATCGTATTGGTGCAGAATGGAATCGTATTGGTTCTTAATCAAATCATATTGGTGCTGAATGGAATCGTGTTGGTTCTTAATCGAATAGTGTTGGTTCTTAATTGGATCGTCTTGGTGATGAAAGGAATCGTATTGGTTTTTAATCGAATCATATTAGTGCTGAATGGAATCGTATCGGTGGTGAAAGGAATCGTATTGGTGCTGAATGGAATCGTATTGGTGGTGAAAGGAATCATAGTGGTTCTTAATCGAATCGTATTGGTGCTGAAAGGAATCGTGTTGTTCTTAATTGAATCGTATTGGTACTGAATGGAATCGTATTCGTTCTTGCTCGAATCGCATTGGTGCTGAAAGGAATCGTGTTGGTTCTTAATTGAATCATAGTGGTTCTTAATCGAATCGTATTGGTTCTTAATCGAATTGTATTGGCGCTGAAAGGACTCGTATTGATTCTTAATTGAATTGTATTGGTTCTTAATCGAATCGTGTTGGTGCTGAATGGAATCGTATTGGTTCTTAATCGAATCGTATTGGTGCTGAAAGGAATCGTGTTGTTCTTAATTGAATCGTATTGGTACTGAATGGAATCGTATTCGTTCTTACTCGAATCGTATTTGTGCTGAAAGGAATCGTGTTGGTTCTTAATTGAATCATATTGGTTCTTAATCGAATCATTTTGTGCTGAAAGGAATCGTGTTGTTCTTAATCAAATCGTATTGGTTCTTAACTGAATCGTCTTGGTGCTGAATGGAATCGTATTGGTGCTGAAAAGAATCGTATTGGTTCTTAATTGAATCGTATTGGTGCTGAATGGAATCGTATTGGTTCTTAATTGAATCGTATTGGTGCTGAATGGAATCATATTGGTGGTGAAAGGAATCATAGTAGTCCTTAATCGAATCGTATTGGTTCTTAATCGAATTGTATTGGCGCTGAAAGGAATCGTATTGATTCTTAATTGAATCGTATTGGTTCTTAATCGAATTGTATTGGCGCTGAAAGGAATCGTATTGATTCTTAATCGAATCGTATTGGTTCTTAATCGAATCGTCTTGGTGCTGAAAGGAATCGTACTGGTTTTTAATCAAATCGTATTGGTGCTGAATGGAGTCGTATTGGTGGTGAAAGGAATCGTATTGGTGCTGAATGGAATCGTATTGGTGGTGAAAGGAATCATAGTGGTTCTTAATCGAATCGTATTGGTTTTTAATCGAATTGTATTGGCGCTGAAAGGAATCGTATTGATTCTTAATTGAATCGTATTGGTTCTTAATCGAATCGTGTTGGTGCTGAATGGAATCATATTGGTGCTTAATCGAATCATATTGGTGCTGAAtggaaaacagaaataaaacaataaataaataatggtccTGCATATCGGTTATCGGCCGCATAAACACGCAAACAATTGGTAtcggtaataaaaaaaatcaacatcgGTCAATCTCTAGTTGAGATGTACAAGGGGacgaatacttatgcaaggatTAGTGTGTGAAAGAAGCATCAGCTCATTCCCAAGCCTTTAGTGTGCCTAATGTGGTTTCCGTCATCTTTTACAAGCATTACATACGAACAATCAAAAGTGACTCCAAGATgataaaccattaaaaccatcgTATTAGTATTACATTAGTAATTAAATGCATTATAGATGTTTAGTGTACTATAATATTAGAACTCACCAAAACTGATGAAACGCACTCAGTAACTGCAACGCCACAAACAGGATGGTCAAAAACATCAACACACGCCATAGAAACCTGCAAAACACTGCCCTTCCACACctataattaacacacacacacacacacacacacacacacacacacacagtctaattAATAAGAATAGTTAATTGATAATTAATAATAACTTTCTATAACTAATTTcttcacaccaaaaaaaaattgtgaagtAATCATACTTGagtgtatttgcactttttcACAAAGACCACACCAGTCTCATCGCATAGAGTCTTCAGGCTGTTGTCTCGTGTTCTTAGTTGTCTTTTAACTATGTACAAAGTGTTCCCTAATACTGTGCATTTAACCACTACActgcaaaatccccagtgttgaattaacacctattCCCACCATCTTTGTGCATCATCCTGTGGTCAAAAAGAGGAGGACCCCTGCACCACAATGCACCTCTGGACCTATAAACATATGCAAAGCAGAAACCATACATAAACACTGTTCAGAAGCACCAcagacttctctgggctcggtctcatctgagatggacagtagcgcAGCAGattcgtgttttgtggtctatTGAGTcaacattttaaacagtttttggacaaaacagccatcgttgaaggaaaaggaccatccaagcgtCACGTCCAAAatccagcatctgtcatggtaaggaggtgtgtcagtgcccatggcatgggggtgtgtcagcgcccatggtatgggggtgtgtcagtgtccatggtatgggggtgtgtcagcg is a genomic window containing:
- the LOC108261785 gene encoding galactose-3-O-sulfotransferase 2 isoform X1; translated protein: MFMQLKRALLERSAISRGSIPPWSACGRAVFCRFLWRVLMFLTILFVALQLLSAFHQFWNNKQTSSFLTSDRNATCQPKNHVFFLKTHKTASSTILNILYRYGDTHNLTFALPENIYQFSYPHFFMSHFVKGMKSRRVTEFHIMCNHMRFQGPEVRKVMPLDTFYFSILRNLVSMMESLLTYYKSISAFRNFKTVEDFLLDEGRSYSDTMPGNNYARNNLTFDFGFNNSAPSGEAELDERAEALISAVESEFHLILILEYFDESMVLLRHALCWTLDDVVSFRLNSRSEKTRKSLSVEMTEQVKKWSSLDWRLYQHFNASFWRRIDTSLGRTKLQEEVELLRARRAVLEKTCLSEGGAVHPAHVLDSSLKPFQYGQAVIQGYNIRPGLDNDTHRFCHRLIMPELQYTRALYVKQFPDIAAKKDEGKKHPTPGKHIINAKRNSTSAPVTENRNSTVQANMPILAKDNMDVKDNANSAEAKQHKT
- the LOC108261785 gene encoding galactose-3-O-sulfotransferase 2 isoform X2 — translated: MVLLKLRPSLRDENLHHLNHECGRAVFCRFLWRVLMFLTILFVALQLLSAFHQFWNNKQTSSFLTSDRNATCQPKNHVFFLKTHKTASSTILNILYRYGDTHNLTFALPENIYQFSYPHFFMSHFVKGMKSRRVTEFHIMCNHMRFQGPEVRKVMPLDTFYFSILRNLVSMMESLLTYYKSISAFRNFKTVEDFLLDEGRSYSDTMPGNNYARNNLTFDFGFNNSAPSGEAELDERAEALISAVESEFHLILILEYFDESMVLLRHALCWTLDDVVSFRLNSRSEKTRKSLSVEMTEQVKKWSSLDWRLYQHFNASFWRRIDTSLGRTKLQEEVELLRARRAVLEKTCLSEGGAVHPAHVLDSSLKPFQYGQAVIQGYNIRPGLDNDTHRFCHRLIMPELQYTRALYVKQFPDIAAKKDEGKKHPTPGKHIINAKRNSTSAPVTENRNSTVQANMPILAKDNMDVKDNANSAEAKQHKT